A window of the Brachyspira suanatina genome harbors these coding sequences:
- a CDS encoding tetratricopeptide repeat protein: MKEKTIKKLNLVILILFPIMLLVFSITYNIYSVGTENRIRRELENFTNSLSLRMESKYMDMMTLYFKEELNNYAIANEFTNLVKEQVRLGITPHFNSLKFSIDYTMKNNVRTTTYALLFIAVLMFILTLVINFTNNNITNTSYVSSSNNTVMSIKENNDKPSNPIGSVIDSSSSESIRLEIEEMYKNLVKEMKNSRDEQALEIIEKMFQLDDRNYLALNGAGILYTKMYGRENKDEYFKKANEYYQYALSLYTNNENVSNNRAILYSIRYELKKSEEDYETALIILNDTLSANHLDVELLNNRATLYAVKYKISGDENIFARSINDYDELIKIDYNNIYALNNRSALYFTKYKNSGDKKYFDKSIEDCNTAFKINSAEALYDNRGSLYIYKY; the protein is encoded by the coding sequence ATGAAAGAAAAAACTATAAAAAAACTCAATTTAGTTATATTAATACTATTTCCTATTATGCTTTTAGTATTCTCTATTACATATAATATATATAGCGTAGGTACAGAAAACAGAATTAGAAGAGAATTAGAAAACTTTACAAACTCACTTTCCTTGAGAATGGAAAGTAAGTATATGGATATGATGACATTGTATTTCAAAGAAGAATTAAATAATTATGCCATAGCAAATGAATTTACAAATCTAGTTAAAGAACAAGTAAGATTAGGAATAACTCCACATTTCAATTCACTTAAATTTTCCATAGATTATACAATGAAAAACAATGTAAGGACCACTACTTATGCTTTATTGTTTATAGCGGTACTTATGTTTATACTAACTTTAGTAATTAATTTCACAAATAACAATATAACTAATACATCGTATGTTAGCAGTAGCAATAATACCGTTATGAGTATTAAAGAAAATAATGATAAACCTTCTAATCCGATAGGAAGTGTGATTGATTCATCATCCAGTGAGTCTATAAGGCTTGAAATAGAGGAAATGTATAAAAATTTAGTAAAAGAAATGAAAAATTCCAGAGATGAACAGGCATTAGAAATAATAGAAAAAATGTTCCAATTAGATGATAGAAATTATTTAGCTTTAAATGGTGCTGGAATTTTATATACTAAAATGTACGGAAGAGAAAATAAAGATGAGTATTTCAAAAAAGCCAATGAGTATTATCAATATGCTCTATCTTTATACACTAATAATGAAAATGTTTCAAATAATAGAGCGATCTTATATTCTATAAGATATGAATTAAAAAAATCAGAAGAGGATTATGAAACAGCTTTAATTATACTTAATGATACTTTATCTGCTAATCATTTAGATGTTGAACTTCTTAATAACAGAGCCACATTATATGCTGTGAAATATAAAATAAGCGGAGATGAAAATATATTTGCAAGATCTATAAATGATTATGATGAGCTTATAAAAATTGATTATAATAATATATATGCTCTCAACAATAGAAGTGCTTTATATTTTACCAAATATAAAAATTCTGGAGATAAAAAATATTTTGACAAATCTATAGAAGATTGTAATACTGCTTTCAAAATTAATTCTGCTGAAGCTCTTTATGATAACAGAGGATCATTATACATATATAAATATTAA
- a CDS encoding AAA family ATPase — MDLSVDISEENECRFIKKMNDEYISKLCLLYGYNGSGKSNLINALKFILYSNNGYITSSDDSIKRLLDPNMIYGKDDKSRFCLEFYSNDECILYLYELVLDNQNKRIYSEKLIKNHDITVFERELNYIKNGMFNYNKYIPDTNTFLSFINDEKIDEYREEVNYYLSLFKNLCFLFPFTNEADFSSYAIVEAFDYFNKYNIWYIYKKLLSFIDIDDLNIEDGMSANEFSFIIDNKRLVSKHDSYKNDFDEVESEGSKIYAINLIYILVSLLNGTLSIVDEFNGIQSELLEFVVNLFGRNFFNKIHPIETDTSQLILSTHDSSLMSIEGTMLYNYFITNKENNMSSIYRIDYFSKMNNNLNIGNLEKEYRKNRLGLTKKKINIF, encoded by the coding sequence TTGGATTTAAGCGTTGATATTTCCGAAGAAAATGAATGCCGATTTATAAAAAAGATGAATGATGAATATATATCAAAATTATGTCTTTTATACGGTTATAATGGTTCAGGTAAAAGTAATTTAATCAATGCTTTAAAATTTATTCTTTATTCTAATAATGGATATATAACTTCAAGTGATGACAGTATAAAGAGACTTTTAGATCCTAATATGATTTATGGTAAAGATGATAAGAGCAGATTCTGTTTGGAGTTTTATTCAAATGATGAATGCATATTATATCTATATGAATTAGTATTGGATAATCAAAATAAAAGAATATATTCAGAAAAATTGATAAAAAATCATGATATTACGGTATTTGAAAGAGAATTGAATTATATAAAAAATGGTATGTTTAATTATAATAAATATATTCCAGATACAAATACTTTTCTGAGTTTTATAAATGATGAAAAGATAGATGAGTACAGAGAAGAAGTAAATTATTATCTTTCATTATTTAAAAATTTATGTTTTTTATTTCCATTTACAAATGAAGCGGACTTCTCATCATATGCTATAGTAGAGGCTTTCGATTATTTTAATAAATATAATATTTGGTATATATATAAAAAACTACTTTCATTTATTGATATAGATGATTTGAATATAGAAGATGGTATGTCTGCTAATGAATTCTCTTTTATCATAGATAATAAAAGATTAGTATCCAAACATGATAGTTATAAGAATGATTTTGATGAGGTTGAATCAGAAGGAAGTAAAATTTACGCTATTAATTTGATTTATATATTAGTTTCTCTTCTTAATGGTACATTATCTATAGTTGATGAATTTAATGGGATACAATCAGAATTATTAGAATTTGTTGTAAATTTATTCGGCAGAAATTTTTTTAATAAAATTCACCCAATAGAAACAGATACTTCCCAGCTTATACTTTCAACCCATGATTCATCTCTTATGAGTATTGAAGGTACTATGCTTTATAATTATTTCATCACAAATAAAGAAAATAATATGAGCAGTATTTATAGAATAGATTATTTCAGTAAAATGAATAATAATTTAAATATTGGCAATTTAGAAAAAGAATATAGAAAAAATAGACTTGGACTTACAAAGAAAAAAATAAATATATTTTAA
- a CDS encoding VWA domain-containing protein codes for MDKDNIDYKNASRWRLILGSFAENNLELDGEYSEMDQSLGFLYDREYSREAGYADFENNDKQRGGKNKSALTVPTWVAKVKKLFPKKTVEIMQTHALEKYNLTEMITDENILKEMEPNMELLKNILTFKDMMNGSVKKLAYDIVRKVVDDIKKKMESDIKKVFYGKKLPNSTTQNKIFKNLDIKKTIRNNLKNYNIEDKTIFVDKLYFNQNIKKYNPWHIIILIDESGSMIDSVIYSAIMASIFSNLPYLSIKLVIFDTSIVDLSDSVKDPIDVLFKVQLGGGTDIVMALEYAKKITTAPDKTIVLLISDLYDSNDYKHMYKSARDIIEARSKLFVLPALDYNADASYDKEAAKQLAKIGAKVAAITPDELSRWISTVIS; via the coding sequence ATGGATAAAGATAATATAGATTATAAAAATGCATCAAGATGGCGTTTAATACTCGGAAGTTTCGCTGAAAATAATTTAGAGCTTGACGGAGAGTATTCTGAAATGGATCAATCATTAGGTTTTTTATATGATAGGGAATACAGCAGAGAAGCAGGATATGCTGATTTTGAAAATAATGATAAACAGAGAGGCGGAAAAAATAAAAGCGCTTTAACTGTACCTACTTGGGTTGCTAAGGTAAAAAAGTTATTTCCTAAAAAAACAGTTGAAATTATGCAAACTCATGCATTAGAAAAATATAATCTTACTGAGATGATCACTGATGAGAATATTTTAAAAGAGATGGAGCCTAATATGGAGCTTTTAAAAAATATTCTCACATTTAAAGATATGATGAATGGCAGCGTTAAAAAGCTTGCTTATGATATAGTAAGAAAAGTTGTTGATGATATAAAAAAGAAAATGGAAAGCGATATAAAAAAAGTTTTCTATGGTAAAAAACTTCCAAACTCCACTACTCAAAATAAAATATTCAAAAACCTTGATATAAAAAAAACAATAAGAAATAATTTAAAAAACTATAACATTGAAGATAAAACTATATTTGTAGATAAATTATATTTCAATCAAAACATAAAAAAGTATAATCCTTGGCATATAATAATACTGATAGATGAAAGCGGCTCTATGATAGACTCTGTAATATATTCTGCAATAATGGCATCTATATTTTCAAATCTTCCCTATTTATCAATAAAACTTGTAATATTCGATACTTCCATAGTTGATCTAAGCGACAGCGTGAAAGATCCAATAGATGTATTATTTAAAGTTCAGTTAGGAGGAGGTACTGATATTGTTATGGCTTTGGAATATGCTAAAAAGATTACAACTGCACCTGACAAAACTATAGTACTTCTTATAAGCGATTTATATGACAGCAATGATTACAAACATATGTATAAAAGTGCAAGAGACATAATAGAAGCAAGATCTAAACTTTTCGTGCTTCCTGCTTTAGACTATAATGCCGATGCTAGTTATGATAAAGAGGCGGCAAAGCAATTAGCAAAAATAGGAGCTAAAGTTGCTGCTATTACTCCTGATGAGCTTTCCAGATGGATAAGTACTGTAATATCATAA
- the lon gene encoding endopeptidase La, whose protein sequence is MAKEKNKLDNNKNIDNNKNKKEDNIVAIVEDKLPSRLIIIPVMGKPLFPGLYAPFPIPAHHADAVNKAIAENDGFLGLNLYISDTPSEKKTPSVDEIYKVGVVVKVFKKLNLPDGGLNLLINSIRRYKVIKFVTTDPVIRAEPLYIPDIDPFRNEKEAKEIKAYTRALLSDIKAISENNPLFTEEMRLTMVNVDDPGRLADFVTSMLNVERASQQEILETFDIQERLEKVHLLLQKEREISEIQQKIQGSINSKVQKQQREYFLKEQLKEIKKELGYDTDPKQRDIEKYKKTLEELNVIDEVKERMEQEIEKISTIDTHSPEYTVSKNYLDTLFALPWNKENKEREDISKSKKILDRDHYGLEDVKERIYEFLAVRKLNPEKKSSILCFVGPPGVGKTSIGKSIAEALDRPFFRFSLGGMRDEAEIKGHRRTYIGAMPGKIIEALKIVKVKNPVLMLDEIDKLGTSFQGDPSSALLEVLDPEQNASFRDHYLDLPFDLSNVLFITTANTLDTIPRPLLDRMEVIRLSGYIMEEKLKIASKYIIPRQVKAHGLDIKNIKFTNKAISTIIDGYAREAGVRNFERRIERICRKIAADIVEHNKKTYSYTIDGKDLEKYLKKPIFTEDFTEKDLKPGNSIGLAWTSLGGATLTIESIKVSEKKDSGNIQVTGQLGDVMSESVEIAYSYVKSVAKDYGVAENYFNDAMIHLHIPEGATPKDGPSAGITMATALLSLSMNKVIRNDTAMTGELSLNGKVLPIGGLKEKTIAAKRLGFIKHIIIPHENIRDLDEIPENVKKGLTFHPVKDVKEVFDFMFKLNKLNKANKSENQKSAKKTNKKSK, encoded by the coding sequence ATGGCAAAAGAAAAAAACAAATTAGATAATAATAAAAATATCGATAATAATAAAAATAAAAAAGAGGATAATATAGTTGCTATAGTGGAAGATAAGTTACCTTCTAGATTGATAATTATACCTGTTATGGGGAAGCCTTTATTTCCCGGGCTTTATGCTCCATTTCCGATACCGGCCCATCATGCAGATGCTGTAAATAAGGCTATAGCCGAAAATGACGGATTTTTAGGACTTAATTTATATATTTCTGATACTCCGTCTGAAAAGAAAACACCTTCTGTTGATGAAATATACAAGGTTGGTGTTGTTGTAAAAGTATTCAAAAAATTGAACTTGCCTGACGGCGGACTTAATCTTCTTATAAATTCAATACGAAGATATAAGGTTATAAAATTTGTAACTACAGATCCAGTAATAAGAGCAGAGCCTCTTTATATACCTGATATAGATCCTTTCAGAAATGAGAAAGAAGCCAAAGAAATAAAAGCATATACTAGAGCTTTACTTTCAGATATAAAAGCCATAAGTGAGAATAATCCGCTTTTCACTGAAGAAATGCGTCTTACTATGGTGAATGTAGATGATCCCGGAAGATTGGCTGATTTTGTTACATCTATGCTTAATGTAGAGCGTGCAAGTCAGCAGGAAATACTTGAAACTTTTGATATTCAGGAAAGACTTGAAAAAGTACATCTTCTTCTTCAGAAAGAGAGAGAAATATCTGAAATACAGCAGAAGATTCAAGGCAGCATCAATTCAAAAGTACAAAAGCAGCAAAGAGAATATTTCTTAAAAGAACAGTTAAAAGAAATAAAAAAAGAATTAGGATACGATACAGATCCTAAACAAAGAGATATAGAGAAGTATAAAAAAACTCTTGAAGAGTTAAATGTTATAGATGAAGTAAAAGAGAGAATGGAGCAGGAGATAGAAAAAATTTCTACAATAGATACTCATTCTCCGGAATATACAGTTTCTAAAAATTATTTGGATACTTTATTTGCTTTGCCTTGGAATAAGGAAAATAAAGAAAGAGAAGATATATCAAAAAGCAAAAAGATATTAGACAGAGATCATTACGGACTTGAAGATGTTAAAGAGAGAATATACGAATTTTTAGCAGTGAGAAAATTAAATCCTGAGAAAAAATCTTCTATACTATGTTTTGTAGGCCCTCCGGGGGTTGGTAAAACTTCTATAGGTAAGAGTATTGCTGAGGCATTAGACAGACCTTTCTTTAGATTTTCTTTAGGCGGTATGAGAGATGAAGCTGAAATTAAAGGACATAGAAGAACTTATATAGGAGCTATGCCTGGTAAAATTATTGAGGCTTTGAAGATAGTAAAAGTTAAAAATCCTGTTCTTATGCTTGATGAAATTGATAAATTGGGAACAAGTTTTCAGGGCGATCCTTCAAGTGCATTACTGGAAGTTTTAGATCCGGAACAGAATGCATCATTTAGAGATCATTATTTGGATTTGCCTTTCGATTTATCAAATGTTTTATTTATTACTACTGCAAATACACTTGATACAATTCCTAGACCTTTGCTTGACAGAATGGAAGTTATAAGACTTTCAGGATACATTATGGAAGAGAAATTAAAAATAGCTTCTAAATATATTATACCTAGACAGGTTAAAGCTCATGGACTTGATATAAAAAATATAAAATTTACTAATAAGGCTATAAGTACGATAATAGATGGATATGCGAGAGAGGCTGGGGTTAGAAATTTTGAAAGAAGAATAGAGAGAATATGCAGAAAAATAGCTGCTGATATTGTAGAGCATAATAAAAAGACTTACAGCTATACAATAGATGGAAAAGATTTAGAGAAGTACCTTAAAAAGCCAATATTCACAGAAGACTTCACAGAGAAGGATTTAAAGCCGGGAAACTCTATAGGCTTAGCTTGGACATCTTTAGGCGGTGCAACTCTTACTATAGAATCAATAAAGGTATCAGAGAAAAAAGATTCCGGAAATATACAGGTAACAGGACAGCTTGGAGATGTTATGAGCGAGAGTGTAGAGATAGCTTATAGTTATGTAAAAAGCGTTGCCAAAGATTATGGTGTTGCTGAAAATTATTTTAATGATGCTATGATTCACTTGCATATTCCTGAAGGAGCTACTCCTAAAGACGGCCCTTCAGCAGGTATTACTATGGCTACTGCTTTGCTTTCACTTTCTATGAATAAAGTTATAAGAAATGATACTGCTATGACAGGCGAGCTTTCATTGAATGGAAAAGTTTTGCCTATAGGCGGACTTAAAGAAAAAACTATAGCGGCAAAAAGGCTTGGATTCATTAAGCATATAATAATACCTCATGAGAATATTAGGGATTTAGATGAGATTCCTGAAAATGTTAAAAAGGGTTTAACTTTCCATCCTGTAAAAGATGTTAAAGAGGTGTTTGACTTTATGTTTAAATTGAATAAGCTAAATAAAGCAAATAAATCAGAAAACCAAAAATCAGCTAAAAAAACAAACAAAAAAAGTAAATAA
- a CDS encoding methyl-accepting chemotaxis protein: MVIVVPFIIMLIISNLFNIFSVNNVTKKLSYKVLEESAKGEAAKVESLVQEAFDSLNTFEYTINNLYQSGERNREVYKNTTKNFFETLPEGTGALFLIFKPNVMGNDVDYINDPNYSEAGGMFSDYVYRNNGTSADRGMTSEELKSDYYSVPVTTGNINITSIYDFEVGGKMVKMNTWSIPLKNKGEIIGVAGVDIFIESLAPIMDNINPFENTLTSLFDHNGTLLYNKENESYIGKNVYEAYPYYRDNNVLESIKAGQTVIFEDFSTSLNTKSAYIFVPIKLETGQNWGMKILVPNYVILEDSNNIRNIMIIILAVILVIVFIITPLIIKKKVVFIIKLLAQDLTKLSKGDISWDTPPGFTELKDEWGDIARAIKSILDNLNNVMNTVKESSEQVESAANEVLSGNNDLSNRTEMQASSLEETASTMNEMASNVKFAVSDIYDSTNMVVEAKDYVGKAGRIIEESVNKMDAVYEASSKIMDITKMIESIAFQTNILALNASVEAARAGEQGRGFAVVASEVRNLAQNTQESVKNITSLIVDSNDKINLAAASVNESKDIFNDIADRMDKVSDLMQKVNIAAKEQENGIGQINIAINEMDSSVQQNAALVEEASSSSQLLLNEAKNLNKLIDFFKLR, translated from the coding sequence ATGGTTATAGTTGTACCTTTTATTATCATGCTTATTATATCAAATTTATTTAACATATTTTCTGTTAATAATGTTACTAAAAAACTTTCATACAAAGTACTAGAAGAAAGTGCAAAAGGAGAGGCAGCTAAAGTAGAATCTCTTGTTCAGGAAGCATTTGATAGTTTAAATACATTTGAATATACAATAAATAATTTATACCAATCCGGAGAAAGAAATAGAGAAGTATATAAAAATACAACTAAAAATTTTTTTGAAACTTTACCTGAAGGTACAGGAGCATTATTTCTAATATTTAAACCTAATGTAATGGGAAATGATGTTGATTATATAAATGATCCTAATTATTCAGAAGCAGGAGGAATGTTTTCTGATTATGTATATAGAAACAATGGTACTTCTGCAGATAGAGGTATGACAAGCGAAGAATTAAAAAGCGATTACTATTCAGTACCTGTAACTACAGGAAATATTAATATTACATCTATATATGATTTTGAAGTTGGCGGTAAAATGGTAAAAATGAATACCTGGTCAATACCTTTAAAAAATAAAGGAGAAATTATAGGTGTTGCAGGTGTTGATATATTTATTGAATCATTAGCTCCTATAATGGATAATATCAATCCTTTTGAGAATACTCTTACCTCTTTATTTGATCATAATGGAACTTTACTTTATAACAAGGAAAATGAATCCTATATAGGTAAAAATGTTTATGAAGCTTATCCTTATTATAGGGATAATAATGTATTAGAAAGTATAAAAGCAGGTCAAACTGTGATATTTGAGGATTTCAGCACATCATTAAATACCAAATCTGCATATATATTTGTACCTATAAAACTTGAAACAGGTCAGAATTGGGGTATGAAAATATTAGTTCCTAATTATGTAATACTTGAAGACAGTAATAATATAAGAAATATTATGATTATAATTTTAGCTGTAATATTAGTAATAGTATTTATTATTACACCTCTAATAATAAAAAAGAAAGTTGTATTTATCATTAAATTACTTGCTCAGGATTTAACTAAATTATCTAAAGGAGATATATCTTGGGATACTCCTCCAGGATTTACAGAACTTAAAGATGAATGGGGAGATATAGCAAGAGCAATAAAAAGCATATTAGATAATTTAAATAATGTTATGAATACTGTTAAAGAATCATCGGAACAAGTTGAAAGTGCTGCCAATGAAGTTCTTTCAGGAAATAATGATTTATCTAATAGAACAGAAATGCAGGCTTCCAGCTTGGAGGAAACAGCATCAACTATGAATGAAATGGCTTCCAATGTAAAATTTGCTGTTTCTGATATATATGATAGTACAAATATGGTTGTTGAGGCAAAAGATTATGTAGGAAAAGCAGGTAGAATAATAGAAGAAAGTGTTAATAAAATGGATGCTGTTTATGAGGCTAGTTCTAAAATAATGGATATAACTAAAATGATAGAATCTATTGCTTTTCAAACTAATATACTTGCACTTAATGCTTCCGTTGAAGCAGCACGTGCCGGAGAACAGGGAAGAGGTTTTGCTGTTGTGGCAAGCGAAGTTAGAAACTTGGCCCAAAATACGCAGGAATCAGTAAAAAATATTACTTCTCTTATAGTTGATAGTAATGATAAAATAAATTTAGCGGCGGCAAGTGTTAATGAGTCTAAAGATATTTTCAATGATATAGCAGATAGAATGGATAAAGTTTCTGATTTGATGCAGAAAGTTAATATAGCTGCGAAAGAGCAGGAAAATGGTATAGGGCAGATTAATATCGCCATAAATGAAATGGATTCTTCAGTTCAGCAAAATGCAGCTTTGGTTGAAGAGGCTAGTTCATCATCTCAATTACTTCTTAATGAAGCTAAGAATTTGAATAAATTAATTGATTTCTTTAAATTAAGATAA
- the ruvB gene encoding Holliday junction branch migration DNA helicase RuvB, which produces MDKESITNAEENSYDKPNNNIRPQGFDDFLGQKNIKSKLKVFIDSAKKRDVSLDHILFYGPPGLGKTTLAQIIANEMGSNIKATSAPIIERPGDLASILTTLGEKDILFIDEIHRLRTVVEEVLYSAMEDFFVDIKVGEGTSAKSFRVKLPHFTLIGATTRSGLLSTPLYDRFGIVERLEFYTNEDLANIVKRSSEFLNINITDEAAISIASRSRGTPRIVNRLLRRVFDFATVHDVLKIDGKFACDSLEKLGIDKNGFEALDKLYLNTIIKHYNGGPVGVDTLSVSLSEQIETIEDVIEPYLIQCGFIKRTPKGRVATNKAYGYLNLSSKYDDNYNNEERGLFDF; this is translated from the coding sequence ATGGATAAAGAAAGCATAACAAATGCTGAAGAAAACTCTTATGATAAGCCCAATAACAATATAAGGCCTCAAGGTTTTGATGATTTTTTGGGACAGAAAAATATAAAATCAAAACTTAAAGTATTTATAGATAGTGCTAAAAAAAGAGATGTTTCTTTAGATCATATACTATTTTACGGTCCTCCAGGACTTGGAAAAACAACATTAGCCCAAATAATAGCAAATGAAATGGGAAGCAATATAAAAGCTACATCAGCCCCCATAATAGAGCGTCCAGGAGATTTGGCTTCTATTCTTACTACTTTGGGTGAAAAAGATATACTTTTTATAGATGAAATACATAGACTTAGAACTGTAGTTGAAGAGGTACTTTATTCAGCTATGGAGGATTTCTTTGTGGATATAAAGGTAGGAGAAGGAACATCTGCTAAAAGTTTCAGAGTTAAATTACCGCATTTCACTTTGATAGGAGCCACTACAAGAAGTGGTTTATTAAGTACACCTTTATATGATAGATTCGGAATAGTTGAAAGGCTTGAATTTTATACAAACGAAGATTTGGCTAATATAGTAAAGAGAAGTTCTGAATTTCTTAATATAAATATCACAGATGAGGCTGCTATTTCAATAGCTTCAAGATCAAGAGGAACTCCTAGAATAGTTAATAGACTTTTGAGAAGAGTTTTTGACTTTGCTACAGTACATGATGTTTTAAAAATAGACGGGAAGTTTGCCTGTGATTCTCTTGAAAAATTGGGAATAGATAAAAACGGATTTGAAGCACTTGACAAACTTTATTTAAATACTATCATTAAACATTATAATGGAGGCCCTGTAGGAGTAGATACTTTATCTGTATCTTTATCCGAGCAGATAGAAACTATAGAAGATGTAATAGAGCCTTATCTTATACAATGCGGCTTTATAAAAAGAACACCGAAAGGCAGAGTTGCTACAAATAAGGCTTATGGTTATTTAAATCTTTCTTCAAAGTATGACGATAATTATAATAACGAAGAAAGAGGATTATTTGATTTTTAA
- a CDS encoding M23 family metallopeptidase, which produces MIFKEFTILITDDTSTKEKKSNAQLDKYYLEETSKDVKNLAKKFVGNFKDANKSADNPNSRFDINYKKNVQLKPTSRYKAPKAKIKFNRTKKVLNKLYNATYGIRHVFKLVIDAIKRKGNHERSILIFYDDDEHGIRLPINNFMILFLILVFSALIYTGYDAYNRQKEAKEFYNTLSAREAKTYTLIEDYKKSLNRFSKALTEYNNTIKSISYTIDYNDLGTFNNNNNLNNNESVNIEKMLSELNTYQKNILSFMEVSPKIHKEIPLGWPVAGGGRISSGFGARLSPFNQEKSYHYGVDIAGPYGTPILAVADGTVTFAGWRNGYGWFVLITHANGYQTAYGHNSKLLVDYGQKVKRGEKIALIGNTGRTTGIHCHFEIRVGGDHKNPMPYLSARF; this is translated from the coding sequence TTGATTTTTAAGGAGTTTACTATTTTAATTACAGACGATACTTCAACAAAAGAAAAAAAGTCCAATGCTCAGTTGGATAAATACTATTTGGAAGAAACCTCAAAAGATGTAAAAAATCTAGCTAAAAAATTTGTAGGCAATTTTAAAGATGCTAATAAGTCTGCTGATAATCCAAATTCAAGATTCGATATAAATTATAAAAAAAATGTTCAGTTAAAACCTACTTCAAGATATAAAGCCCCAAAAGCAAAAATAAAATTTAATAGAACAAAAAAAGTTCTAAATAAATTATATAATGCTACATACGGAATAAGACATGTATTTAAATTAGTTATAGATGCAATCAAAAGAAAAGGAAATCATGAAAGAAGCATACTAATATTTTATGATGATGATGAGCATGGAATAAGACTTCCTATCAATAACTTTATGATTTTATTTCTTATCTTAGTATTTTCTGCTTTGATTTATACAGGATATGATGCCTATAATAGACAAAAAGAAGCCAAAGAATTTTATAATACTCTATCAGCCAGAGAAGCTAAAACTTATACCTTAATAGAAGATTATAAAAAGTCTTTAAATAGATTTTCAAAAGCATTAACAGAATATAATAATACTATAAAATCTATATCATATACTATAGATTACAATGATTTGGGTACATTCAATAATAACAATAATTTAAATAATAATGAATCCGTAAATATTGAGAAAATGCTTAGTGAATTAAATACATACCAAAAAAATATCCTTTCATTTATGGAAGTATCTCCAAAAATACATAAAGAAATTCCTTTAGGCTGGCCTGTTGCAGGCGGCGGAAGAATCTCAAGCGGATTCGGAGCAAGATTATCTCCTTTCAATCAGGAAAAAAGTTATCACTATGGTGTTGATATAGCTGGTCCTTATGGTACTCCTATACTTGCTGTTGCTGATGGTACTGTTACATTTGCAGGATGGAGAAATGGATATGGTTGGTTCGTTCTAATCACTCATGCTAATGGATATCAAACTGCTTACGGACATAATTCTAAACTTCTTGTTGATTATGGTCAGAAGGTAAAAAGAGGCGAAAAAATAGCTCTAATAGGAAATACTGGAAGAACTACAGGAATACACTGCCATTTTGAAATTAGAGTTGGAGGAGATCATAAAAATCCTATGCCTTACTTGAGTGCTAGGTTCTAA
- a CDS encoding flavin reductase — MDTFALTKLSYGMYILTTLDGDKPVGCTINTSTQITATPTTIMISVNRSNYTNECIKKHGKFALSVLSEKSDPTLIGGFGFRSSRDNNKFENVAYEIKEGLPVIKAANAYLLCKVTDSFEVHTHTIFIGELIDADIFDNETPSMTYAYYHNVIKGNTPANASTANAYKKEDNKEEAQKTKSVYKCKTCGFEYKGDIPFEDLPSDWKCPICGEPKSNFEKIS, encoded by the coding sequence ATGGATACTTTTGCTTTGACTAAACTCTCTTATGGAATGTACATTTTGACAACTCTTGATGGTGATAAACCAGTAGGCTGTACTATAAACACTTCTACTCAAATAACAGCTACTCCTACTACCATTATGATTAGCGTTAATAGAAGTAATTATACTAATGAATGTATAAAAAAACATGGTAAATTTGCTTTATCTGTACTTTCAGAGAAGAGTGATCCTACATTAATAGGCGGATTTGGATTTAGAAGTTCAAGAGATAATAATAAATTTGAAAATGTTGCTTATGAGATTAAAGAAGGATTGCCTGTAATAAAGGCTGCAAATGCTTATTTACTTTGTAAGGTGACAGATAGTTTTGAAGTTCATACTCATACTATATTTATAGGTGAGCTAATAGATGCTGATATATTTGATAATGAAACTCCATCTATGACTTATGCTTATTATCATAATGTTATTAAGGGTAATACACCCGCAAATGCATCTACTGCTAATGCTTATAAAAAAGAAGATAATAAAGAAGAAGCTCAAAAAACTAAATCAGTATATAAATGTAAAACTTGCGGATTTGAATATAAAGGAGATATACCTTTTGAGGATTTACCAAGCGATTGGAAATGTCCTATATGCGGAGAGCCTAAAAGTAATTTTGAAAAAATCTCATAA